From Alloacidobacterium dinghuense:
CTGACTGGTTTGAGAACAACAACGGCGTCAAGAAAGGCGAGTTGCGCTGGAACCAGTTCGGAGCTTCCATCGGCGGTCCCATCATCAAGAACAAGATCTTTTACTTTGGCGACTATCAGGGTTTTCGGCATGTGCAAGGCAATACTCAGTCTGGAGTCAGCGTGCCGACCGTTTTGGAGCGCAACAGCGGTTACTCAAATCTCTCCGAGTTAATTACCGCAAATGCCTCGAGTGCGCCGCGAACCGACGCTCTGGGACGATCGATCCCGGTCGGCACAGTGCTCGATCCGGCGACCACGCGCCCAGCGCCCGGCGGCGGCTGGGTTCGCGACCCGTTCGGCCTCTCGAGCTGCACCGGCCCGACTATTTCTCTCGCCAGCTGCCCGCAATTGAATCAAATTCCTGGCAACCGGATCGATCCGAATGCTGTCGCGCTGTTGAACCTTTTCCCGCTGCCGACCAGCGGCGGAGTCACGTCAAACTTTGCGGACAGTCCCAATCTCTACCAGCATAACAACCAGTTTGACGTCCGGGCCGATTTCAATCCGTCGGAAAAAGATCAGGTGTTTGCGCGTGTCAGTTATTGGGATAACCCGCAGTATATTCCGGGGCCTTTTGGGGGCATTGCGGATGGCGGCGGCTTCCAGGAGGGCGACCAGACTGCGAAATCCTTCCAGGGCGTGTCTGCGTATACGCACGTGTTTTCCCCCAGCACCGTCAATGTGGCGCGTTTTGGATGGAGCCACCTGCACACCTCGCGTTTCGGTCCTGAGGGCAGCAACTATGGTATCCCCAAGCAATTTGGAATTCCGGATATTCCACAGACGGATAACAACGGCGGCCTCCCCGCCTATTCATTTGGCGGCCTCTCGACGCTGGGCAGCAACAACTTCTTGCCATCGGACGAAACTACACAGGCCACCCAGGTCGTTGATGACTTCTCCAAGGTCTACCAGGCCCACAGCTTCAAAGTAGGTATTGAATATCAGCACGTAAGGTTCAATACTTTACAGCCGGCCTATTCGCATGGCCAGTGGGACTACAACGGCAACTTTACGGATGTTCCGAGTAACAACAGCAGCACCACAGGCATCGCGCAGTTCCTTCTGCCGCCAGTTGCGCCTACAGTTCCTGGCGGTATCGTTTCAGGCGGGTCTGACCAAGTGCAGGCCTCCAACATCAACAAGACCTATGACGAGCGAATGTATTTCGCCGCTTACATCCAGGACGACTGGAAGGTAAATTCCAAGTTCACGCTCAATGCAGGAATACGCTGGGATTACTTTGGCCCGATCAACGAAACGAATGGAGGCCAGGCCAACTTCGTATGGAATAACGGCCCGCCAAATGGCACTCCGACATTCATCATTCCAGCAAGCGGAAAAGATGATCGATCACTGTCGTCCACTGCAAACAATCCGTCGCTCAACGGTCAGGGCTTTCTTGATCTCTTGGCAAAAGACAATATCACGCTATTACAGACCGACAGGTATGGCCAGGGATTGCTCAAACCCCAATACAATAACTTTTCGCCACGGGTCGGCTTTGCATACCAAGTGGACCCGAAGCTGGTGGTGCGTGGCGGGTTTGGCTTCTTTTACAACGCCTTCGAGAATCAGGGATATGGGCCTAACATCGGTGAGAACTATCCGTTTGTGTACAACTTCAACTATGTTCCCAAGGTTCCTACCAATGCTGCTCCCGGTTTAAGCACAGTTGCACCTGTAAGCTACGGCACTCCATTTAGCTCGTGCTCGGGTGGGACCGCAGGTTACGGCGGAACCGCGACTCTTGAGTCCGGTTTCTCCTGCATTGGATTTACGCCATTGAATGTGAACGCATCCAACTTGGGACTGCAGGGACTTCAGTTCAAGTTCGTAACTCCCAGAACACTTGCCGCTAATCTCTCTTTCCAATATGCGATTACCCGTTCGCTGGCGGCGCAGATCGGCTACGTGCTTACGGACGCGAATAATCTTCAGATGAATCTTGGCGCCAATAACGTTACTGCACTGCTGCCGCACGACGCGAGCACCAATGGTGTTGTCGGTGGTGGTACCACAGGTACAAGACCGTTTCCGGATTTCTCGGGCAGTTCGTCCGGGCGAATGATTGGCGCCAGCATTTACAATGGCCTGCAGACGAAATTGGAAGAGCAGTTGTCAAATGGACTGAATTTCCTCTTTACGTACACCTTCTCGAAGACCTTTACGGACGCCGGCGACTTGCTAAATGGTGGCAGCGCGCAGAACGGCCGAGCAGTGGATATCCCGGCCTTTGGTGTCCGTGGAGATTGGGGATTGGCCTCTTTCAACATCACCAACGTATTCCATTTCAGTGGTGGATACGAGCTGCCATTCGGCACTGGCAAGCGCTTCATGCACGACTCAGGGAGGCTGGTGAACGCAGTGGTTGGAGGGTGGACCACACAATGGATTACCACACTTCAGGGTGGCCAGCCAATCACCTTGGGGTGCCCCACTGGAACAGTTGCTGGTTCAGGCTGTTATGATGTGATTGTCAAAGGACAGAGTGCAAAGCTAGGACTGCATACCGATTCGAACGGAAAACAGAGTTGGTTCGGTAATCCACAAGCCTTCCAACAACCCTGCCAGTTGGGATCCGATCTTAGTCCTATTCCAGATTCACCAGCCGGATGCATTCCTTTGACTGGTTTGGGAGCTTTGGGTTACCGTCCGACGACGACCACGGGACCGGGGTTCCATCGGCTCGATTTCTCCACATTCAAGAGAATTCCGATTAACGAACGCTTCAACATGGAGTTCCGGGCTGAGTTCTTCAACATCTTCAACCACCCGAATTTCAATGCGCCCGGATTCGGTGGCAACGGCGTCGTGTCGATTTCCAACTCGACCAACTTCAACAATTCCAATTTTGGCGAAATCGGATCGACTCGCGATGCTCCCTATGATCCGAGACAGATACAATTTGCTTTGAAGCTGTATTACTAGGCTAAGATGAAAACACCCCGAAGAAGGCGCGCCTCATCGGGACGCCAGTTCGGGGTGTTCTTCTGCGTAGCACTTCGCTCACGCGGTGACAACAAGGGTGGGCTGTGAGCAAAAGGCCTTGGTCTCAATGGATGGTTTTGGGTTCTTTCCTGATTTACGCGCTGTTGGCCGCAGGTCAGGACACGCAAAACCAATCCCAGAATCAAGCGTTGGATCGGCAGTTTCAATCAGCGGTCGCCCAATATAACGCTGGGCACCTGGCGGATGCCGCGACGCAACTTGAGAGCCTGTTGCCGTATAGCCAGAAGAACTTCGAGGTTCACGAACTTCTGGGATTGGTCTACGCCGGACTGTCGGAAGATGCAAAAGCAGCTGAACAGCTCCAAATTGCGACGCGATTGAAACCGGATTCGGCGCTCGCAAGAACAAACCTGGCCACCGCTCTACTCCATTCAGGAAAGCCTGAGTTGGCGGAGGAGCAGTTTCGGAAGGCACTCGATCTTGAACCTCGAGACTATGACGCCAACCATAACCTCGGTGAGTTCTACATCCAGTCTAAGAAAATCACAGACGCGATTCCTCTCCTGGAGAAAGCTCAACAGGCTCGTCCTTCCTACGACAATGGCTATGATCTGGCACTGGCATATCTCCTCACCGGACAGCTAGACAATGCGAGGCAATTGGTTAACAGTCTTGAACAGATTAAGAATACCGGCGAGCTGCATAACTTAATGGGTCAGATCGAAGAGAAGGACGGAAAAGTTGTGGTGGCGGTGAACGAGTACGAGACAGCCGCTCACATGGATCCGAGCGAGGATAACCTGTTCGATTGGGGGAGCGAACTTCTTCTCCACCGAACCTACGAACCCGCCATAGATGTATTCACATGGGGAGTTCAGCATTATCCTAACTCGCCTCGACTGTCGATCGGATTGGGAATGGCGTTGTATTCGCGCGGCAAGTATGACGATGCAGTCAAGGCACTCCTCAAAGCGGCTGATTTGAATCCCTCTGATCCCCGTTGCTATCTTTTCTTATCGAAGGCCTACGACAGTTCGCCGAATCAGGCGGAGGATGTAATTCAGAGATTCCGGCGCTTTGCAGAGCTTCAACCCAAGAATGCAGATGCGCTCTATTACTATGCGATCAGTTTATGGAAGGGTAAGCGGGCAGAAGATCCAACATTGAACCTGCAACAGGTCCAGTCTTTGTTGGAAAGATCAATAACACTTGATCCCAAGCTTGCTGAGGCCTACTTGCAACTCGGCAATCTGTACGCTGATCAGCGCGACTATGCCAAATCCATTCCGGAGTATGAAGCGGCTCTAAAGCTAAATCCGAACCTTTCCGACGCACACTATCGTCTCGGACAGGACTACGTACACACTGGGCAGAAAGATCGGGCCCAGGGAGAGTTCGATGTTTACCAGCGACTTCGGGCACAGCATTTGGCTGAGGTTGATAAAGAGAGGGCAGAGGTTCAGCAATTCGTTTATTCGGCGAAAATTGCCCCCTCCGCAAAGCAGTGATTTCTACTCATAGACGAACATGGTGAAAGTGCAAAGTTCGGACAACAAAGCACTTTCTACTAGTAAGGTGCGTTTGAATTGACATCGAAGGGTTCAGTCAGTGGTATGGTTCAGGCGGGCCTCTCCACCTCTCGGGAATTCGCTCGTCACCTCAGCTGCAGCAGACGCGACTTCCTTCGTAGCGCAACAGGGGTGACGTTGGGTTCCGCTCTGATGTGCGCGAGTCCTTTCGTTCGTGGAGTCGTTGCGGGAAAAAAGCGGAAGATCATTGTTGTTACATTTGGCGGGGGTGCGCGTGACCAGGAGACATTCGCGCCAGAGGGCCAGGAAAATATTCCGCATCTGTTGCATGAGCTCATCCCGCAATCCAGCTTCTTCACCCAGATGGTGAATCAAGGAATTCTCGGACACTATGTTGCGACCGCAAGTCTGGCAACAGGGGTCTACGAAACATTCAATAACTTTGCAGCTATTCCGCCGGAACACCCGACGATTTTTGAATACTTCAGGAAAGACTTGAAGCGTCCGTCGTCGGACACTTGGGTGGTGGCGCCAAGCAATGGGTTTAATCGGATTGGTGAGAGTGACTATAGTTCTTATGGTCCGGGCACAGGTGCTAGGGTAATTCTTCCAAAGCACTTGCTTACTGCAGCCATGTCGGGGACAACCACTGACTATGAACATTTGCTCCGGGACAACTACGAAACTCCGCTTTATGCGCCACGGCTTGGCGGCAACGAGTTCGAGTTGCAGCAGCTTGAGACGATCCTGAAGCTTTCGGTTGATGATTTCAAAACGCATGCGAAAACCCTGTCGAGTCCGGATGAACTTTCGATGTATGTGGTACGACAGCTTATGCGACAACAGGCCCCCAGCCTGCTTTGGATCACAATGCATGATATCGATGTTGCTCATGCCGGCGCGTACTCCCTATACATTGAAGGAATTCGCCGCACAGACCGCCTTTGCGGGGAGTTTTGGAAATTAATCCAGAGTGAACCCGAATACATGGGCAACACAACACTCTTTATCCTTCCAGACTTTGGGCGGGACTCCGATGGGGACGCAGGAGGAAATGGGTTTCAACATCATCGCACGGGCGATCCGGCCTCGCGCACTACTTGGATGATGGCGCTCGGGTCGGGTGTCCGCGAAGGCGTAATCTATGACCATCCAATGCAATCCACTGATCTGGTGCCAACCCTCGGAGCGATGATGGGGTTTTCTCCATCGCTTTCGCAAGGGCGCCCAGTTCAGGAGTTGTTGTAATTTTATGCTTCCGCACGATCTACAAGCCGAACAGTTCAACGGATATCCTACCGAGGCGAGAAAGCTGGCCGTGTTGTATATTGGAACGCTAAAACAGCTGCCCCTCGCCTTTCTGCCGAGTCTCCTCCGGGAGGTCATAGATTACGATGTCAAGTTTCCGGCAGAACGTGTTGCGATTGAAAAGGAACTCGCCAAGCTTAGTTCTCTTTCGCCAGTGGAGATGAGGGAGTGGTTTCAAGCCTTTTCTGAAATATCGCTTTCTTCGAAATTTGAACAGCTCAACTGGGTAGGGCATCCGGCTCAATTTACCGAGCAGCTTTCAGAGTATCTTTGGTCGACTCACCAACTGGATGCATTTAGAAAGGTCGCGACCGAATATGGCGAGCGGCTGCGATCGGCGGTCCCTCCAGAACCTCCTGTAACTTCCAGGCTTGGCATAGCAGTCATCGGGCAAGGTCTTTCATCCTACGACGCTCCACTTTTTCGTAACTTGCGAGAGCACGGCACCTACTTTGCGCGAGTGAAACCCGATAACGGAGTTGAACTTCTATTGAAAGCTGTTGCAGCACGCGCACAAGCACATCCAGTTCCGTACGGACATTGGTATATCGAGGGAGGACAGGAGTTCGACTATAGCGCGTTGCTGACCTGTGTGTCGTACCAGGCCCTGGAACCAGTGCGGACAGCATTGTTGCGCAACATGCAAGCTGAAATTAAACGTCCAGGGATGGGACCCGAACAGCTGCGTACCCATTTGGCTCAGCTATCTCCATCGGATATTGGCATGAACAAGTCGGGAGATGCCGTTTTACACCACTTTGAGCTCAAGTTGCTTACCGAGGCGTCTGGAACGCAGATCTTCAGCACCACATTTGCACAATGGGCAGCGCGTGAAGCATTGCGGCGCGCCCAGCCGTTAACCCTCTTAGTGCGGTTTGGACCTCGACAACGCCAGCGTCCCATGAATGAGCTCCTGTCTAACAATGCTGGCAATCCGGATCTGGACTTGATTGGCTCATTAATCGATGCGGACATGGGTGCATACTACAACTGGATCAATCAGCAGCGATTACCAGGCTCTGAGCGGTCTTCCTTCCTAGTATGGTTTGAAGGACACGGTCAGGCCTTAGCTATCGGACCGACTCTTGCACGGGCAACTACCTCCAACTCAATAGCCGATCTCGGAGAACTACTTTCCTGGGCGATCGGATGAGAACGCTGTTCAGAGCAGATGCAAGCAAAGGCGATCGGACTCGCCATAATCGCCCACGAAATAGCGGCCTCCGCTCGAAATAATTGAATTCAAATGGGCTCACTTTGTTACTCTTGCTGCAACTGGTTGCACCCGCGATTACGGGGATAATAACGTTCCATGTGGCGTCTCATCCGCGAGCTGGTAAGACCTTATCGGGGCACACTCATGGTCATTCTGTCGGCGATGCTGGCGGAGACGGCGATGAGTCTTGCCGCTCCGTGGCCACTCAAAATCATCATTGACAACGTTGTAGGCCATCACAGGTTGACTCCGTGGCTGGATGACATCGTCCGCCCAATGCTTGAAGGTGGACAGAAGATGCAGGTAGCAGCATTCGCGGCGTTGGCCACGTTATTGATCGCGGTGATTGGGGCGGTTGCAAGCTATATCGATAATTACTATACCGAGAGTGTTGGCCAGTGGGTTGCGCACGATTTGCGAATGCGTACATATCACCACTTGCAGAGACTCTCTCTGGGCTACTACAACACGCATCAGACGGGAGCTTTGCTGAGCACGATCACGACTGACATTCAGACGATCCAGGGTTTTGCATCCTCATCCAGTCTCGATATCTTCGTCGATCTGTTCACAATTCTTAGCATGCTGGGACTGATGTTCTGGCTCAATTGGGATTTCACGCTGATCGCGCTCGGAATTACTCCGTTTTTGTTGCTTTTTGTTTCGCGCTTCAAGAAAGCGGTCAAGAAAGCGACTCACGAGGTTCGCAAAGACCAGGGCGAGATCGTAGCTGTAGTGCAGCAAGATTTAGAGTCCATGCATGTAATCACGGCATTTGGTAGGCAAGAACTGCAGCAGAAACAGTTACAAGATGTGAGCCAGGCAACTGTCGCGGCCGCCTTACGAGCGAGAAGGATCAAGTCTTTGCTCTCGCCGGTGGTTACAATCACAGTCGCCGCGTGTACCGCCGTCGTATTGTGGCGCGGTGCATGGCTTATCGTGCACGACATGATGACAGTCGGAGAATTGACCGTCTTTCTTGCGTATTTGAGCAAATTCTTTAAGCCCGTCAAGGATCTTGCGACCATGACCAATCAGATCGCGCAAGCCGCGGTGGGGGTGGAAAGAGTGCGCACGATTCTCGATACGGATGCGATCATCGAGGAAAAGCCCGATGCAATTGATCCTGGACCTCTCACTGGCGCGATTGAGTTCCAGAATGTGGCCTTCGGATATGACGCTGAAGCCCCAGTGCTGAAAGATGTGAATCTCAAGATCGAGCCGGGGCAGTTTATCGGAATTGTGGGCCCCACGGGCGCTGGCAAATCTACCATTGTCAGCCTGATTCCTCGCTTCTACGATCCGCTTTCAGGAGTTGTACGGGTTGACGGAAAAGACCTTCGCGACGTCAAGCTCAAGGAACTGCGCGACCAGATAGGATACGTTTTGCAGGATACAGTGCTCTTCCGGGGAACCGTGGCTGAAAATATTGCCTTCGGCAGACCAGACGCTACAACCGAGGAGATTGTGGCTGCGGCGAAGCTAGCCAATGCTGATGAATTTATTGCGAAAATGTCTGATGGCTATAACACGATGGTGGGCGAACGCGGCGTGACTCTCTCAGGCGGCCAACGTCAGCGGATTGGGATTGCCCGTGTGATGGTTCGGAAGAGCCCGATCCTCTTGCTGGATGAGCCGACAGCCGCTCTTGATACTGAGTCAGAACATCTGGTGATCGATGCTCTTGAACGGTTGATGAAGGGTAAGACCGTGATCACAATTGCTCACAGGTTGAGCACGATTCGAGACGCGGACCGAATTCTTGTCATCTGTGATGGAATCGTAGCAGAGGCTGGCACGCACAACGAACTACTGGCTCTTGGCGGTATTTTCGCAGGGCTGTATCACGCGCAATTCAAAGACGAGACAACGAGAAGTGAACGCGCATTGCCAGAGCAACCGGTAGTCTCAGCCAGCCTAAAGTCCTTGTCTCCGGAGGGAGCATAGAAGATGTCCCGTTCGCTGATCGTATTACCCGATGATTCAGTCCGTCCGTTCATAGAGGCGATCGATCATGCGTCTAAAACATTGCGGATAAAGATGTTCGTCTTTTCCGATCCCGTTCTTATTCAAGCTGTGATTTCGGCGCACAAGCGCGGCGTTAAGGTCCGCATCATGCTCAATCCTTCTCGGCGCAGTGGCGAAAAGGAGAATGATGATACTCATCGGATCCTGACCGATGCCGGGATCGCGGTGCTCGACAGTAATCCGGCATTCGACGTAACGCATGAAAAATCAATGGTGATCGATGACGAATCAGCGTACATTCAATCGCTTAATTGGCAAACCAAGAATTTCACTAAAACCCGAGACTATGCAATTGTGACCCAGCATAAGCATGAGGTGAATGAAGTGATCGAATGCTTCGATGCTGACTGGAGCAGGCAAGAGTTTAAGCCTGACAATCAATCACACCTTATCTGGTGCACTGGCAATGGGCGGCAACGAATTGCAGAGTTCATCGATGAGGCTAGACATTCTTTGTGGGTGCAGAATGAGCGGTATCAAGACCCGGTAATTATCGAACGCCTCGTGCGTGCAAGCCGGCGAGGTGTCAAGGTCAGGGTGATGATGCGGCCTCCGCATACGCTGAAAAAAGACAAGCTCATCGAAGGCATCGGAGGTGTCCGGATTCTCGATGATGTGGGCATCAAGGTTCACAAGCTGAAGGATCTGAAACTTCACGCAAAGCTTCTGTTTGCTGATGGAGCACGAGCTATCATCGGGTCTATTAATCTGGCGCCGGGCAGTTTCGATAGCCGTCGTGAGCTTGCCATCGAAGTTCGCGATGACGGCATCGCCAGTCGTATCCATGAAGTTGTACATCGTGACTGGGAAAATTCGAAGGCGATCGACCTGACTGACGACGGCCTTTTGGCAGATCTCGAAGACGTCGACGAAAATGTTGCGGCAGACCTGGCGCTGGAAAACCACAAAAAAAACAAATGAGAAGTATTAACGTTCCAGCCTATCCCATGTAAGCTAAATTCCTGATAACACAGGTTCTTTGCGAAAGATTGGCGCAGATATCTGAAAATACTTGATTTACAGGCAAGTATTTTATTTCCAACAAGAAAGGCCGCCGTGTCGGCGGGCTTTTTTATTCCCTATTTCAATTTTACAGGATTGATGGAAAGAACACGCCAAATTGGATGAAGTATTTTCTCCTTAGAATGAATGGGTTAGAGGATTTCTTTGCAGTTACTCTCTTGACAGCGGTTTGGGGCTATGCAAAACGGGATTGCCTATTAGTCGAACTGTAACAATTTCATGCGGGTGGATATCGACTTTGAACGCGCTTCTACCTTCTGTGAGTAGGAGTTTCTGGTTGCGTTCGACCGCGTCTGTTTGAAAAACCTTGTCGAGCAGGAGCAGCGGTGTTGAGACCGTGATTGAGCGTGGAGCTCCGCCGAGATCGATAAGCCGGAGGATGGTTCCGTTTCCGTCTTCCGCCGGCTTCCAGGTGTCTAGTAGAAGATTTGGATCGTCAATGGTTAGAAAACTTGCCTCTTTGCCATCCAATGGACGAGATAAGTCGAGCGCTTTATCCTGCGAACGAATTTCATCTACTTCTAGCGGAGTAACTTCCTCCCACCCCATACGGCTCAGGGCGAGAGAATCAGAGGCTGGCGCGCTGGTCACAACAAAACGAAATCGGAAATTACCGTCCTGGGCAGCACGATAATTCGTGTGCCAATAATTGTTCATGACATAGGCAAATATGGTCCCGGTGCGTTTACCAAATTCTGTCGGCCATTCTCCGCGATTGATATCCCCCAATGTTACAAGCGGTGTATCCAGCGGCATGACAGCTCCAGAGAATCCATCCTGCTGCGCCGAAATCCAGTGCTGCACAGAAAACCACTCGTGGCCAGCGCCCGGATACATGTCCGTCGATGGGTCAACCACACCATTCTGGATCTCATACCGAAATTGAGGGTGATTCATTGCGAAGGGGAAAGCGAAGTATACAGCTTCTTTCGTGAAGGCCTCTTTTTTCGCGACGTTCTCGATGAATTCGATTTTCTTCTCATTTTCAAAGAGGCGGATTTCAGTAGTGATTTCCGGAGTGTTTTCCGCGGAACTTTCGAGGTGGGCACACCAACCATAGGAAGTGCGTTCGACTGAAATCAAGCGGCCTTGTGAACCGGCGTGAATCTGCAACTCTGGTTTAGGGGAAACGACACGATATTGAAGGATGCTGTTAGGCTCCTTATCTCCACCAGCGACATAAAGATATTGGCCGAATCGATAAGGACTGTTCTGGTCCACCAACTCTTTTTGAAGTTGCTTGTCATAGACACTTCGCACTGCGCCCGAGGACGGGTCGAGTTCCACGCGGTAGTAAGGACTTTCGAGAGTTGCGGCGCCGATTTTTTCGGTTGCCGGGAGCGATTTATCGGATCGGCGAAGATCGTACACTTTGTAACCAACCGGCGGTACATCCGTTGCGACGAATTCAATTCGGCGAAAATCATTACCCTGGTGCACAGCGGAATAGGCAATGGATTGATCTGTCGATCGGTCAACGATCTCAAGGCCCTTATCTAGATCCATCTCGACGATTCCATCTCGCTTCCAATTAAG
This genomic window contains:
- a CDS encoding tetratricopeptide repeat protein — translated: MVLGSFLIYALLAAGQDTQNQSQNQALDRQFQSAVAQYNAGHLADAATQLESLLPYSQKNFEVHELLGLVYAGLSEDAKAAEQLQIATRLKPDSALARTNLATALLHSGKPELAEEQFRKALDLEPRDYDANHNLGEFYIQSKKITDAIPLLEKAQQARPSYDNGYDLALAYLLTGQLDNARQLVNSLEQIKNTGELHNLMGQIEEKDGKVVVAVNEYETAAHMDPSEDNLFDWGSELLLHRTYEPAIDVFTWGVQHYPNSPRLSIGLGMALYSRGKYDDAVKALLKAADLNPSDPRCYLFLSKAYDSSPNQAEDVIQRFRRFAELQPKNADALYYYAISLWKGKRAEDPTLNLQQVQSLLERSITLDPKLAEAYLQLGNLYADQRDYAKSIPEYEAALKLNPNLSDAHYRLGQDYVHTGQKDRAQGEFDVYQRLRAQHLAEVDKERAEVQQFVYSAKIAPSAKQ
- a CDS encoding TonB-dependent receptor, with translation MAFRRNTLSLFRSLGCITIACLCFLLIQTPSGFGQVDEGSITGVVQDSTGAVVPNATVTLLNTDVGLSLVTTTNSSGIYTFTPVRIGHYSVSVSAAGFSTTTQQNLQVAVSQNLRVNVELKAGATTQTVEVTAAPPQLQTEDASVGQVVNGQSVNNLPLNGRNFTFLAQLSAGVNTPQADTRGNAANGAFSANGLRPAQNNYLLDGIDNNSDNVDFLNGTNFVVLPPPDAIAEFKVQTSDYSAELGRAAGAVLNATVKSGTNSIHGAVWEFFRNDVLDAADWFENNNGVKKGELRWNQFGASIGGPIIKNKIFYFGDYQGFRHVQGNTQSGVSVPTVLERNSGYSNLSELITANASSAPRTDALGRSIPVGTVLDPATTRPAPGGGWVRDPFGLSSCTGPTISLASCPQLNQIPGNRIDPNAVALLNLFPLPTSGGVTSNFADSPNLYQHNNQFDVRADFNPSEKDQVFARVSYWDNPQYIPGPFGGIADGGGFQEGDQTAKSFQGVSAYTHVFSPSTVNVARFGWSHLHTSRFGPEGSNYGIPKQFGIPDIPQTDNNGGLPAYSFGGLSTLGSNNFLPSDETTQATQVVDDFSKVYQAHSFKVGIEYQHVRFNTLQPAYSHGQWDYNGNFTDVPSNNSSTTGIAQFLLPPVAPTVPGGIVSGGSDQVQASNINKTYDERMYFAAYIQDDWKVNSKFTLNAGIRWDYFGPINETNGGQANFVWNNGPPNGTPTFIIPASGKDDRSLSSTANNPSLNGQGFLDLLAKDNITLLQTDRYGQGLLKPQYNNFSPRVGFAYQVDPKLVVRGGFGFFYNAFENQGYGPNIGENYPFVYNFNYVPKVPTNAAPGLSTVAPVSYGTPFSSCSGGTAGYGGTATLESGFSCIGFTPLNVNASNLGLQGLQFKFVTPRTLAANLSFQYAITRSLAAQIGYVLTDANNLQMNLGANNVTALLPHDASTNGVVGGGTTGTRPFPDFSGSSSGRMIGASIYNGLQTKLEEQLSNGLNFLFTYTFSKTFTDAGDLLNGGSAQNGRAVDIPAFGVRGDWGLASFNITNVFHFSGGYELPFGTGKRFMHDSGRLVNAVVGGWTTQWITTLQGGQPITLGCPTGTVAGSGCYDVIVKGQSAKLGLHTDSNGKQSWFGNPQAFQQPCQLGSDLSPIPDSPAGCIPLTGLGALGYRPTTTTGPGFHRLDFSTFKRIPINERFNMEFRAEFFNIFNHPNFNAPGFGGNGVVSISNSTNFNNSNFGEIGSTRDAPYDPRQIQFALKLYY
- a CDS encoding ABC transporter ATP-binding protein yields the protein MWRLIRELVRPYRGTLMVILSAMLAETAMSLAAPWPLKIIIDNVVGHHRLTPWLDDIVRPMLEGGQKMQVAAFAALATLLIAVIGAVASYIDNYYTESVGQWVAHDLRMRTYHHLQRLSLGYYNTHQTGALLSTITTDIQTIQGFASSSSLDIFVDLFTILSMLGLMFWLNWDFTLIALGITPFLLLFVSRFKKAVKKATHEVRKDQGEIVAVVQQDLESMHVITAFGRQELQQKQLQDVSQATVAAALRARRIKSLLSPVVTITVAACTAVVLWRGAWLIVHDMMTVGELTVFLAYLSKFFKPVKDLATMTNQIAQAAVGVERVRTILDTDAIIEEKPDAIDPGPLTGAIEFQNVAFGYDAEAPVLKDVNLKIEPGQFIGIVGPTGAGKSTIVSLIPRFYDPLSGVVRVDGKDLRDVKLKELRDQIGYVLQDTVLFRGTVAENIAFGRPDATTEEIVAAAKLANADEFIAKMSDGYNTMVGERGVTLSGGQRQRIGIARVMVRKSPILLLDEPTAALDTESEHLVIDALERLMKGKTVITIAHRLSTIRDADRILVICDGIVAEAGTHNELLALGGIFAGLYHAQFKDETTRSERALPEQPVVSASLKSLSPEGA
- a CDS encoding phospholipase D-like domain-containing protein translates to MSRSLIVLPDDSVRPFIEAIDHASKTLRIKMFVFSDPVLIQAVISAHKRGVKVRIMLNPSRRSGEKENDDTHRILTDAGIAVLDSNPAFDVTHEKSMVIDDESAYIQSLNWQTKNFTKTRDYAIVTQHKHEVNEVIECFDADWSRQEFKPDNQSHLIWCTGNGRQRIAEFIDEARHSLWVQNERYQDPVIIERLVRASRRGVKVRVMMRPPHTLKKDKLIEGIGGVRILDDVGIKVHKLKDLKLHAKLLFADGARAIIGSINLAPGSFDSRRELAIEVRDDGIASRIHEVVHRDWENSKAIDLTDDGLLADLEDVDENVAADLALENHKKNK